Proteins from a genomic interval of Eriocheir sinensis breed Jianghai 21 chromosome 20, ASM2467909v1, whole genome shotgun sequence:
- the LOC127001142 gene encoding zinc finger protein 345-like, translating to MSLDTALHTLVKEIMSAESGGKDILGSVTSTNSPTLSDEMSHECYECGKKFSKKGYLNKHIITHSGERNHECEVCGKRFTMKDTLNRHTLTHTGERNYECEVCGKSFIDKGILTRHVSIHTGEKNHECELCGKRFRLKVLLNRHTLTHTGERNYECETCGKRFPDSSSLNRHIFTHTGIIKPKIHECGFCGKKFNEKSNLNKHTLIHTGEKNHECEICCQRFRLKASLNRHILLHKGEKNHECEVCGERFVDKSSLNRHVLIHTGEKNHECKLCGKRFTLKVHLNRHTLTHTGERKYKCEICAKTFIEKAHLNKHMLIHTGEKNHECEVCGKKFNGEGHLKKHTLTHTDEGNHECAVCGKQFSKRNNLNRHTRTHTDERNYECEICGKSFTKKDTLNRHSVTHSGEKNYECEVCLKRFSRKNNLKQHTLTHTGEKNHECEVCGKRFLEKGSLTRHSITHTRERKYGRIYECEVCGKELSQESHLNMHILTHTDEINHKCEICGKGFTDECALNRHTLTHSGEGNEAPRVRKKNRDRKQTPKKCIKSLPKKS from the coding sequence ATGTCACttgacacagccttgcacaccttggtgaaagaaatcatgagtgctGAGAGTGGGGGAAAAGACATTCTGGGTAGTGTTACCTCAACAAATTCACCCACACTTTCTGATGAAATGAGTCATGAATGttatgagtgtggcaaaaagtttagCAAAAAGGGTTATCTCAATAAGCACATTATTACACACTCCggagaaagaaatcatgagtgtgaagtttgtggaaaaaggTTTACTATGAAGGAtaccctcaacagacacacccttacacacactggtgaaagaaactatgaatgtgaagtttgtggaaaaagtTTCATTGACAAAGGCATCCTCACCAGACATGTTTCTAttcacactggtgaaaaaaatcatgaatgtgaactttgtgggaaaagatttaggTTGAAGGTTCttctcaacagacacacccttacacacactggtgaaagaaattacGAATGTGAAACTTGTGGTAAAAGATTTCCTGATAGTAGTTCTCTCAACAGACACATCTTTACTCACACTGGTATAATAAAGCCAAAAATTCATGAATGTGGATTTTGTGGAAAAAAATTTAATGAGAAAAGTAACCTTAACaaacacacacttatacacactggtgaaaaaaatcatgaatgtgaaatttgCTGCCAAAGATTCAGGCTGAAGGCTtccctcaacagacacatccttcttcacaaaggtgaaaaaaatcatgaatgtgaagtttgtggagaAAGATTTGTTGATAAAAGCTCCCTCAACAGACATGTTCTTATTCACAccggtgaaaaaaatcatgaatgtaaaCTTTGTGGAAAAAGATTTACGTTAAAGGttcacctcaacagacacacccttacacacactggtgaaagaaagtaCAAATGTGAAATTTGTGCTAAAACATTTATTGAGAAGGCTCATCTTAACAAGCACATGCTTAttcacactggtgaaaaaaatcatgaatgtgaagtttgtggaaaaaaaTTCAACGGGGAGGGTCatctcaagaaacacacccttacgcACACTGATGAAGGAAATCATGAATGTGCAGTTTGTGGAAAACAATTCAGTAAAAGGAataacctcaacagacacacccgtacacacactgatgaaagaaattatgaatgtgaaatttgtggaAAAAGCTTTACTAAGAAAGACACCCTCAACAGACACAGTGTCACACACAGCggtgaaaaaaattatgaatgtgaagtttgtttGAAAAGATTCAGTCGCAAGAATAACCTGAAgcaacacacccttacacacactggtgaaaaaaatcatgaatgtgaagtttgtggaaaaagaTTTCTTGAGAAGGGAAGTCTCACCAGACATAGCATTACTCACACTAGGGAAAGAAAGTATGGAAGAAtttatgaatgtgaagtttgtggaaaagaGTTAAGTCAGGAGAGTCACCTCAATATGcacattcttacacacactgatgaaatAAATCATAAATGTGAGATTTGTGGCAAAGGATTTACTGATGAGTGTGcactcaacagacacacccttacacacagtGGTGAAGGAAATGAAGCGCCGCGTGTAAGGAAGAAGAACCGTGACAGGAAGCAAACTCCTAAAAAATGCATTAAGAGTTTGCCAAAGAAATCATAA